The Hypanus sabinus isolate sHypSab1 chromosome 24, sHypSab1.hap1, whole genome shotgun sequence genome contains the following window.
AATAtcttggcggggaggtttgctactgCTACAGGAGAGAGTTTAATCTAGAATTGTTGAGAGTAGGAAAAGAACTGAAGAGACTTGGGAGAGGATGTTAGCTCACCAATAGTTgtagcttgtagacagtgcgaggaGGAGGAGAGGCAGGTGCTAGAGACGGGTCAagctcagaccgaaggcttgagatgtgtcacTTTTAATGcatggagtgttgtgaacaaagtggttgagcttagagcgtggatcagcacttggagatatAATGTGGTAGCCATTACTGTCgatgcgagggaagagattgctgagcccctggcgatgatctttgcatcatcaatggggacgggtctaggttcccgaggattggagggtagcgaaggctgttcctttattcaagaaagggagtagagatagcctaggaaattatagacaagtgagactaacttcagtggttggtaagttgatcgAGAAGATCCTGACCGGGAgcacttatgaacatttggagaggtataatatgtttaggagttgtcagcatggctttgtaaagggcaggatgtgactaaactcattgatgaaggaagaacagtaattatagtgtatatggatttcagcaaggcatttgataagatgccccATGCAAGGCTAAGTGAGATAGTAAGAAGGCATCTgatccaagtggacattgctttctggatccagaactggtttgcccacgtAAGGCAAAGTATGGTTGCAGACAGGTTATATTCTGCGTGTAGCtctgtcaccagtggagtgcctcagggatctgttctaggacccttgctcttcgtgacttttataaatgacctggatgaggaagtggagggtgtgtTATTAAGTtttctaatgacacaaaggttggatgcgttgtggatagtgtggagggctgtcggaggttacagcggagcattgacaggatgcaaaactgggctgagaagtggccgatggagttcaacacaaataagtgtgaagtggttaatttggtagatcaaatatgttggtagaatatagtataatggtaagatcagagggatcttggggtccgattgcataggacgctcaaaatagctgtgcaggttgactctgttgttGAGAagacgtatggtgtattggccttcatcaatcctggaATTGATTttgggagctgagaggtaatgttgcagctatatagagcCTTGGTCAGATcccagttctgattgcctcactacaggaaggatgtagagccATAGAAAGAAtgaagagcagatttacaaggatgttgcctgttttggggagcatgccttatgaaaataggttgagtgaactcggacatttctccttggagctaaggaggatgagagttgacctgatagaggtcgacaagatgatgagaggcattgatcgtgtggatagtcagaggcatttacccagggctgaaatagttgccacaagaggacacaggtttaaggtgtctgggagtaggtacagatgagatgtcaggggtaactttattactcggagagtggtgagttcgtggattgggctgccagcagcagtaGTGGAGGAGCaaaaaatagggtcttttaagaaacttctaGATAGCTCTTTGGAGCTCAGtaagatagagggctataggtacgACGAGTAATTTGTAAGGTATGGACGTGTTCGGCCCAGatttctgggccgaagggcctgtattatgctgtaggttttctatgtttctctgtcaACCCATGCGGTCTAAGGGACAACTTCTCAACTCTCTACAGACACTGATGTGAATGGAACTCGGTTCGTTAGCGCTGCAGCAGAGTTATGCCAATCATTACGCTGCCATGTCGTCCAGAATCAGTTGACATCTTCAACAAGGCTGCCAGAATGGCAAACATCATGTCCAATGAAAACGTTGCAGAGATATTTATGCAGGGACATGAATAGATGAGAGATACAGGGTCACAGTTTGAAAGTGTTGCAAACATTATTTGTGTAAATGGGAAAATCGTAGGCATGGCCTGCTCGACCAAGAGCCAGTTTCTACAATGCAGTAATAGTAGTAGTAATACTAACAATGGAGTAGTGGTAGAAGTAGTTTACACGGGTttaagaggcagagatagagttgaCTGAGGGTATCTTTTTGCAGGGATGAAATGCCCAGGGCAtctctttaaggtgagaggggtgagATCAAAGGAGATGTCACCAGCAGGAATGCGCTGCCTGAGGTGGTAGTGGAGGACCATACAGTGAGATTTTGAAGAGACGTTTTGATGGGCTCATGAATATGAGGGGAGTGGACATTGTGTCACCAGACGCGATTCCTACTATTAGCCATGTGACTACTAATTTAGTTGTTTCGGCCCAATATTGTGgaatatttctgtgctgtatttctcctcATTCTACAGAAGTCTGCAAAATCTAAGGCACATTCTGTATTTAGAGACACAAATGGAACAGACCTTTTCTGCCCAATCAGCCCGCACCGCCCAGCAGCCAACCTATTTAACCGTAGCCTTATCACAAGATATTTTACTATAACCAAATAACCTCATAGCTAGTATATCTGTGGAATGTAGGGAAACCGGAGTACCCAGAGCAAACACAGCTATCAGGTATCAGGAACTAGTATTCGTGGTTGTAGCAACCTGCTCACTCGAGTCCAGTGTAATATTCCCCTGGCTgcagaggctgatccaggatccatAGAGCTGCGATGTTCGGGTGGATACCCTTCATAGGGAACGCCTTCGTGTGCCTCTGTTTCACTTGGGGAGGCTAAAAcacgggcagccaccacacggtGTTTGTCAGTTCTGGgcggtcagggtccagtggcgaGTAATGAAAGAAGATTGTGGTCTCTGTGCTGGAGCAGACTTACCACGTCTTCACTGACATATTATGTGTCTTGTTTCTGTTCCGTGTGGCCTTCTTCCTTCTTCGTTCTCTCCTTCCTCCTCAATAGCTTTTTGCTCAATTCATCACCCCGCTAACTTCCACAATTTTTTCACCACCAGACCCGACAATGTCGCTCTCTGAAGAAATGTATAATTCGACGCTCACTGGGAATCTCATCTCTTACAATTTCACGGACAGCGGATTCAGCATGGAGTGGGGAGCACCTTCCGTCTTGTCAATGTACCTCCTCATCCTCACCGTCCTACTTGGCGTTCCGGGCAACGGAGCCGTCATCTGGGTGACGGACTTCAAAGTGGAGAGTAAGGCCCACACTGTGTGCTTCCTGAACCTGGCTGTGGCTGACCTGATGTTTAGCCTGTGTCTCCGCTCACTCATGGTCGACATCGCTGAGCTCTAATCTGGGAACTTTGGCAATATCCTTTCGCCAATATTTACAACAATTATGTTCCTGAAAGCTTTTGCCAGCATATATCTGTTCTGTCTGATCAGCCTCCATCGGTGCCTGGCTATTACACGGTCCGTCTGGTTCCAGCAACATCTGCGCCTCGCATGGGTACGTGCGACCTGCTTCGTTGGTCTGGAGCATAGCCATCGCCATGTGGCTGCCTGCATTCATCCTTCGGTTTCCTTTCCGTACTATGCAAATTTTGACTGCCTTCAGCTTCGGTCTCCCCTTTGTGATTATGATTATTAGTTTCGCCGTCGTTGGAAAGAAGCTGCACGGGGAAAGGTTCGCTGATTCAAGGAAGCCAATAGGCCTGCTCGTGACCGCGGTCGCCGCCTTTGTGATCTACCTACCAACCCTCTACGAAATTGTTCCTCTGGACTGGTGCATATTCACTGAATCACTGGCCTCAATCATCAGGGCGGTCAACCCTCTTGTCTACGTCTTCGCCGGCAGCGACTTCCGTCAGGTCTTCAAACGCTCCCTGTTTGCCTCGCTCCAGCTGGTCATCACCCAACATGAGCAATAGGGTGAGACCCAGAACAGAAATCCCACCTCAAATACGAATGTCTGACGAATACCTCGTGGGCCCTCAGCCGATCAATATCGCCTGACGACAGACAAAGCGGACGGTCGGCGGCAAGTATAATCAGCGCTCAAGgctttcctgcagctttttctaagcTTTTAGAACATAGTgtgtagaacagtacaacacagggagaggccattcggcccaccatTAGCCGGATCATataaatcagtaaattaatgtcCAATTAAACCGATCCCCTCTGCCTACGCAATCTCAGTATCCTTCTATTAAGCTCATTTTGCTGATATAAACATATCTTAAAAGTCTTTAAACTATCTGTCTTTACCAGTTACCCAGTCTGCGCAACGTCAAGCACTCATCTCTCTCTAAGTAAGCTATTTGGCCCTCGCATATACCATGGAATAACGCCCTTTcttcttaaatgcatgccctttgaTGTTAGACATTTCAAACTTGGGTAAAACATACTCTCTATCAGAGCATTGCATAACTTTCCAAATCTCTTTCAGATCGCCGCTGCCTTTGAGCCGCCCTAATTTCCATTCCGTTATACCAATCCATGTCCtcctccttttgcccttactgttcctcagttctatccacacagactctacttctcctgaccctatgtacccccttgcaaaggactgaatctcattcctcaccaacagggccaccccacccactctgcccacatttctgtccctacgaatgcacgtatacccttgtacatttaATTCCCAGGTCttatctccctgcagccatgtctccgttatcccaacaacatcatagttacccattcgcacctgagcttcatgCTCatcgccttatttctgacacttcgtgcattcagatatataatttttagcccatttctccactgtctgtttgaatcgctgcctattgtgcttaacacagctccccgaactcccatcgggctatacgcccctagaattttattgtccttcctaaatttacttattctttcaacacatttaacttcatgttccgtcagaccatccctctgtacatgtgtcctccttatcacttgttccgcctcacctttctcgaCTACACACTTAATATCCCGGAAcagtgtagtccccacctgtcctttattcttccactcgctatcctctctcacattctggatccccgcccccttgCAGATTTAGTTTAAGCCctcccaagaagcactagcaaacttccctgcaagaatgttagtaccgctccagttcaagTGTAAGCCGTCCCTTCGGAAcggatcccaccttccctggaacaaagtccaattatctacaaacctgaagccctccctcctgcaccatcctctcagccacgtattaacctttacaaggatgttgcctgggttggggagcatgccttatgagaataggttgagtgagctcggccttttctccttggagtgaaggaggatgagaggtgacctgatagaggtgtagaagatgatgagaggcatggatcgtgtggatagtcagaggcattttcccagggctgaaatggttgccacaagaggacacaggtttaaggtgttggggagtaggttcagaggagatgtcaggggcaagttttttactcagagagtggtgagtgtgtggaatgggctgccggttaTAGTAGTAGAGGCGGAGACAACGGGTTTTTAAAGAGGCTTTTAGAGAAGTACGTGGAGCTCAGtaagatagagggctatatgtaagTCTAGTAAGttgtaaggtagggacatgttcggcacaactttgtgggccgaagggcctgtgttctgctgtaggttttctatgtttctctatgAACTCATGCGTTCTCGGGGACAACTTCTCAACTCCCCACAGACAATGGTGTGAATGGAACTCGGTTCGTTAGCGCTGAAGCAGAGTTATGCCAATCACTACGCTGCCATGTCGTCCAGAATCAGTTGACAGCTTCAACGTGGCTGCCAGAATGGCAAACATCATATCCAATAACTACGTTTCAGAGATATTTATGTAGGGACATGAGTAGATGAGACATACAGGGTCACAGTTTAAACGATTGCAAAAATTATTGGTGTAAATGGAAAAATCGTAGGCATGGCCTGCTCGGCCAAGGGCCAGTTTCTACAATGTAGCAATAGTAATAGTAATGCTAATAATGGTAGTAGTGGAGTAGTGGTAGAAGTAGTTTACACGGTTTTGAGAAGCAGAGATAGAGTTGACTGACGGTatctttttccagggttgaaatgcccaGGACATgtctttaaggtgagagggggtgagATCAAAGGAGATGTAACCAGCAGGAATGCGCTGCCTGAGGTGATGGTGGAGGAGTATACAGTGAGATTTTGAAGAGACGTTTTGATGGGCTCATGAATGTGatggaattggacattgtgtCACCAGACACGATTCATACTATTGGTCATGTGACTACTAATTAAGTTGTTTCGGCCCAATATTGTGGAATATTTCTGCGCTGTATTTATCCGCATTCTACAGAAGTCTGCAAAATCTAAGGCTCATACTGTATTTAGAGACAGAAGTGGAACAGACCTTTTCTGCCCAATGAGCCCGAACCGTCCAGCAGCCAACCTATTTAACCGTAGCCTTATCACAAgatattttacaatgaccaaataacctcaTAACTAGTATATCTGTGAAATGTAGGGACACCGGAGTACCCGGAGCAAACCCACACGGTATCAGGAACTAGTATTAGTGTTTGTAGCAACCTGCTCACTCGAGTCCAGTGTAATATTCCCCTGGCTgcagaggctgatccaggatccacagATCCGCGGTGTTCGGGTGGATACCCTTCATAGGGAACGCCTCCGAATGACTTTGTTTCACTGGGGGAGGCTAAAAcacgggcagccaccacacggtGTTTGACAGTTCTGGGCGGTCAGGGTCCAGAGTCGAGTAATGAAAGAAGATTGTGGTCTCTGCGCTGCAGCAGACTTACTCCGCCTTCACTGCCATATTATGTGCCCTGTTTCTGTTCCGTGTGGCCACCTTCCTTCTTCGTTCTCCTTCCCCCCTCAAATAGCTTTTCGCTCAATTCATCACCCCTCTAACTTCCACAATTTTTCCACCACCAGACCCGACAATGTCGTTCTCTGAAGGAATATATAATTCGACGCTCACTGGGAATCTCTCCTCTTACAACTACACAGACAGTGGATTCAGCATGGAGTGGGGAGCACCTTCCGTCGTGTCAATGTTCATCAACATCCTCACCGTCCTACTTGGCGTCCCGGGCAATGGAGCCGTCATCTGGGTGACGGGCTTCAAAATGGAGAGTAAGGCCCACACTGTGTGCTTCATGAAACTGGCCGTGGCTGACCTGATGTATTGCCTGCTTCTCCCCTTACTCATGGTCGGCATCGCTAAGTACATTGACAATATCGTTTCGATAATATGTAATACAATTATGCTCCTGACCACTTTTGCCAGCATATATCTGTTATGTCTGATCAGCCTCTATCGCTGCCTGGCTATTACACGGCCCATCTGGTTCCAGCAACATCTGCGCCTCGTTTGGGTACGTGCGACCTGCTTCGTGGTCTGGGTCATAACCATCCTTCAGTTTCCTTTCAGTACTATGCAAATTTTGGGTGCCTTCAGCTTCGGTCTCCCCTTTGTGATTATGGTTATTAGTTACGCCGTCGTTGGCTGGAGGCTGCACGGGGAGAGGTTCGTTAAGTCCAGGAAGCCCATAGGCCTGCTCGTGAACGCGGTCGCCGCCTTTGTGATCTGCTGGCTCCCCTTCAGTGTCTGCCTCCTCCTACCAAACGACGTCGTTGTTGCTGGGGACTGGTTCGATTTCACTCATGCCCTGGCCTCATTCAACAGCGCCCTCAACCCCCTCATCTACGTCTTCGCCGGCAACGATTTCCGTCAGGTGTTTAGGCGCTCCCTGTTTGCTTCGCTCCGGCTGGCCTTCGCCGAGCATGAGCTACAGCGTGAGACTTCGAACCGCATTTCCACCTCAAATACGAATGTCTGACGGAATACCTCGTCGGCCCTCAGCCGGGTAATATCTCCTGAGCACAGACACAGCGGACGGTCGGCGGCAGGTATGATCAGCGCTCTAGGTATTCCTGCAACTTATTCTAATCTCTTAGAACATAgagtgtagaacagtacagcgcaggGTGAGGCCATTCGGCCTACACTGTGCCGGATCATataaatcagtaaattaatgtccaactaaactaatctcttctgcctacccAATCTCAATATCCTTCCATTAAGCTCATTTTGCTGACATAAATATCTCAGAAATGTCTCTAAACTATCTGTCTTTACCGGCAACCCAGACTGCACAACGCCAAGCACCCTCCACTTTGTGTGTAAACTATTTGCCCCTCGCATATCCTATGGAACAACGCCCTCTcctcttaaatgcatgccctttgaTGTTAGACATTTCAAATTTGGGGAAAATATACTCTCTGTCTGAGCATTGCATGATCTTCCTAATCTCTGTCAGATCGCCGCTGTCTTTGAGCCGGCCTAATTTCCATTCCGATATAGCAACCCATGGCCTCTTCCATTGTCGAGATGAGGCCACAATCaagctggaggaacaacaacttttttccatttaggtagcctccaagtaaatggcatgaatattgatttctcagaCAAACGATAATACACTGCCTGATCTACCATTCCACATTCTCTATTTTCCTCTGtcaccttgcctgcccatcgcctccttcGGTTGCGTCTTCTACCGTATTTTTCTTTCATAAGCTTCTGTCCTGGATGTCTCTCGAGTCCTGGATGTCTTTccccaatcaaattcccagctctttacttcatccctcccctcccggtTTCAAGTATTaacgtgtttctctctcccctctccccatcttttCAATTTAGTCATCCTTTTTTTTTTCCACCCGGTTCTtccgaagggtctcaacccgaaacttcgactgtacatttttccaagatgttgcctggcctcttGTATTCCTACAGAAATTTGTGTGtttctcggatttccagcatctgcagatttgatcctttccacatcaactttgtctaggtctttcaaaatTTGAAGGGTTTTAATGACATCtgattcattcttctgaattccagacagtacagacccggagctgtcaaacgttcctcgtatgataaccttttTCATTACCGGAATCATCCTTCTGAAGcttctctgagccctctccaatgcctgcactTATTTTCTCAGATGAGCAGCCCAAGCTGTTCACAACACACAAGTGAGAACTCACcggttccttataaagcctcagcatcacattcctgctcctgCATTCCagacctctcgaaatgaatactaacatggcaTGTGCCTTCTGCGCTACCGATTCGACCTCCAAATTAACCTTTATTTTCCTTCGCATCTCTGAATTCTTCGCTTGTCTCCCCCATTTAGTAAATCGTCCGTAAATTtttttctgctaccaaagtgcatgaccatatgttGAACAACATAATATTTCTTTTGCCACTTtcatgcccattctcctaatctgtctgattCCGTCTGCATCCTATCTGCCTCAACACTAACTCccgctccaccaatcttcgtatcatatTCAAACTATTCCATCATTTAacttattgatatacagcattaaaaaaaGCGTTCCcggcaccaacccctgcagaataccTCTACTCAccattttttcttttgtatcttAAACTCACTTATCACCTCCGGTTTATTACATGTACCCAATACAGAATAGCTGATTCCaaagtaggctcaatgacaaactgttcaACAAAACCATCTACTAGGCGTTCAACAAACACATAACACAttctcttgagattcatttccaacctgatttttccaaacgACCTGCATGTGGAAATCCCGAATGACTATCATAGCATTTtccttttgacacgccttttctatttcctgttgtaatctgtggtccacatcccagttaCTCTTGGGGCGCTTTAGAATACCTTCATCACAGtcattttactcttgcagttGCTTAACTTAGCcgacaaggattcaacatcttccgatcctatgtcacatctttcaactgatttgatgccattctttaccagaagCGCCGCCCCACCCTCTCCACCTTCCTTCCTATCCCTGTAGTACAAGTACAGCCTTGGATATTTAGCTCCTAACTGCAACCTTCCTTCAGCCAACGCTCAGCGATGAACACAATTCTACCTGATAATTTGTAATAATGTAAcaggatcatctaccttatttcatatactcCGTACATTGAGATATAACATATTGCGGACTGTATTTGCTGCAATTTATAATTCTGCATCTCTGATGCACTGATGTTCACCCTGCTGACTGCAATTATGTCCAATCATCAGCCTGCCTTTCCTGACAGGACGCTATTTCTGTTTGGTTTTTCTTCCTTGCTAACGTTCTAACACGAGTTTATAAAGTCACCATCACTCCACTACTTAAGGTATGGCAATGCCATTTGCGCAGGATAgttatctttgcaaacctttctgaggGAAAGCACTTCAGCAATGTTAATTTTGCTGAGGTCTACCTGCAAATCGAGAttgaagaagagtccaaagtattTCTTACCATAAATATTCACAAACAGCCTTATCACTGTAATAGGCTTGATTTGGAGTAGGATCTGCACAAgctctctggcagaaagctatcgACCAGGTACTGCAAGTCTCCCAGGCAGTTAGATgtcatcattgttaccagtagaGATGACAATGAACATCTCCAAAGTCCCTGACACCTTTGAAGAGATTAAAAAATTTGGGGCTCTGAGCACGACACATATACTGTACGCCTTTGCCCACTATCTGTCACTTGGATTATTGATTTAGAATTCAAGAGGATACGAGGTCACCAATGACTCTAGCAGTCCCGAATCGTAGAAGGAATCGTAGGCCTCGAAACAAAAGCATTCGGACTGTGGTCGACGGTCACTTCCTACAGAAGGGCTGTATTTGTGCCGATACTCTCCTCTTACATAGATGAAGAATCGTTTCCCCTCTTCTCATATTAATGTAATTATTGGACTGTATTTTCTATGTTTCGTTCagtttttcggtgtttctttcttcTGGCCGATTGGCtggcgggggggggtggggggcggtcGTTGGCCTGTTAATTGTTGTGTGTGAGAGGCTCCGTTAGGGTATTCGGTTGTtattttgattgttttttttttctgcggGCGAGGGGGGTATAATGGGTCTGCGAGATTTGTTTGTTTTTCGTGCCGGGATGGCTGGGGGAGTTGATGTGTTTTCTTTCATCAACACTCATGAAGgaggtctcaagatggcgcttatggagtaaaccgcttttggctttgctccaaacctttGACGAatttttaacctacaaacaccacttaaatgatctttttttttacttattctaAGGGGTTTAAACATATAGATTTTTTTAACTATTCGATCtattttcaactcgctgaaatgtctaaagtTAAATAATCGAAACAGTCGAAATAACCGATAACTTTAGAAACTATTGTAAAGCTTATAAAAGATGAATTTGCGTGACTGGAGAGAAACATTACCGAACAGCTTTTTGCGATTGATGAGCGTTTAAAATCATTCGAAGGAGAACTTAAAACACTTTCACTGGAACTACAAAAACAGCAAGCAAATATTTTGGTACTTGAAGAAGCCGCTCGTAAGAAAGAACATATTATcgaaactttgcaacaagagcaagcatcgacttctcaacagatggatcgttataaatctaaaattattgatcttgaaaatcgctctcgaaaatcttcggctaattgggattcCGGAAAAAATTGAGAGCGCTGATCTTACCGGTGTCTTTTCTAAACTTCTAATGGATGTCTTCGGTTCAGAAGTTCTGGACTCTCCTCCAATAATCGATCGTGCACACCGTATCTCTGGCTATCATTCTGATAAACCACGGCATGTAATTCTTCGGATCCATTACCCTTATATCAAAGAGCGAGTGATTCGAGCCGctcggaaaaagggtatgattaaCTTCCAAGAATTCCAATTTCGTATTTTGGAAGATTATGGTcctgaagttttaagggcaagaatggcttttagaccggttatgtctaaatttcacaaggaaggctacaagcaagcgctgttatttACAACACATCTGAGAGTTACTTCTGAAGAAGGAACTGTtcggctgtttaaatctccagcggatgctcaaagCTTTTTTGGAACAATGACACTCTATCGGATTGAGTAATGTAATAATTAGTTTATAAATTTCTATCTTTTACAGAATGATGTTTTTTTTAGGTATGGCTGAcatgtatttttttatatattgttaaaGTTCTCTTTTTTGGTATatacttattttattattttttatattttattaatctaTTAACGAAAATAACTGATTAGGATTTCTTTTTTAAGTTTGTATaagcttctttttacatttttaacatttaaatattaagacttaaaaaaaaaataataaaatggcgtttcttcttccagACAGACTCTAGTGCTTGGAACGTCATATCCgttttgatgagtttgaaagtttgaaactctcatttaaaatactaatttagtagtatttatttatgttttatcAGTTTAATTTTTTAACCTTTTTgttgtatatatataaaataataactttatattttaacttttgttatattaaccctttcttataatatgggaTGTTTGtattttttcagttttttttgtctgagttgccgtcttgagacacgggggtaattttagtattagattgcctgcttgcctctttttggcttttttcctggggtttcgagtgtggagggagggggatttttctttttcttttttttttttttgcttgctttttgcatagttttatttcatgggcctatatgaaactacaaaaattgttgcagtgccgtgacttccGGTTTCTCCTTGAATTCACTTCCTTCTTCCGGATTCATgtgttcacttttttttaaacgtatgtgttaactgtaataaatattgttaatatggataagattattaattttgtttcttggaatactaatggtttaaatcatccgtaCAAACGGAAAAATaatcaaagtattccatagaatgaatgctaatgtcatttttgtgcaggagactcatgtCAGGAAGGAGGatagtcaacgtttttttaggttttagAAATGcaaacagtatcacgcaaattcccaagccaaagtaagaggtgtttATATTTAAAtagactcatcaacttcttttatacatcatgaaacaatttcagatccactAGGTAGATTTTAGCTTATTcctggtctactttttaatcaaaaagttgttttagttaacgtttatgctccaaatactgattgtcctgaatttttaaagtgcttatttacatcctttcctaatctgaatcaatatagactgataatgggtggcGATTTTatctgttgtttaaaccctgtgatggatagatccaagcctACCCAAACacttccgaataaatcggcttctcttattaactattttatgattgattcagctatttgtgaaatttgtcgtttctacaccctaatgactaagagttttcatacttttcccatgtttatcacaattactcaagaattgatcactttttcattgatcaccatttGCTCAGAAacgttactgattgtaaatatgactgcattaccatatctgatcatgcacctctgaagttatctattaaaataacgGATTCACATATTAATGCTAAATTTTGGaattttaatcctattttattgcaggatttagactttgttaacgttattaaacaacaaatt
Protein-coding sequences here:
- the LOC132380709 gene encoding C3a anaphylatoxin chemotactic receptor-like: MSFSEGIYNSTLTGNLSSYNYTDSGFSMEWGAPSVVSMFINILTVLLGVPGNGAVIWVTGFKMESKAHTVCFMKLAVADLMYCLLLPLLMVGIAKYIDNIVSIICNTIMLLTTFASIYLLCLISLYRCLAITRPIWFQQHLRLVWVRATCFVVWVITILQFPFSTMQILGAFSFGLPFVIMVISYAVVGWRLHGERFVKSRKPIGLLVNAVAAFVICWLPFSVCLLLPNDVVVAGDWFDFTHALASFNSALNPLIYVFAGNDFRQVFRRSLFASLRLAFAEHELQRETSNRISTSNTNV